The following is a genomic window from Hymenobacter sp. APR13.
CTTTATGGGCCGCCCCGTGGTGCCCGCTGATGTGCGGGTGGCGGCTTAGGTTGGGGGCGGTATCGTATCTTTCCGCTCTCATCTGTACTACTCTTGGAAAATACGCCTTCACACGCCAATCCGGTTTTGCGCACAGCGTTGCTGTGGGGCACAGCCGCCGGCCTGCTTTGCATCAGTTGGGTGCTGTTCCTGCACTTCACCCACAACAACGCCTACGGGCTCAAACGTACGCTTTCTGACTTCTTCACTCCCGTAGCGGCTATTGGCGGCCAGATTATTCTGCGCCGCTTCTACCCGCAGGGGCCGGGGCTGGGCAAGGCGGTGGGCGTCGGGTTGCTGACGACGCTGCTGACTGCCTTAATAGCCGCTACCGGCCTGTACGTGTATGCACAGCTGGCCGACCCTAGCCTTATGCATCAGCATCTGGCGGAAGCCCGGCAGCTGCTGGAAAACGCCCGGCGCATATACCTGGAAAACCCGAATGGCCGCCAGCAGTTCGAGGCCACGCTTCAGGGCCTGGCGCATACGCCGGCCGGTTTCGCGCAGGACGAGTTTCTGAAGAAGCTGCTATGGGGCGTGTTTTTGAGTATACCGGGCGGGATATTCCTGCGGAAATAGAATATTGCGGCCTGCTTTCCCTTCTTTCCACCTCCCTACCTCTTTCTGCTATGGAAAACACCGCTACCACCACCGAAACGCCGGTATCTGTTGGCATTCGCTACGGCTTGCTGTTTGGCGTCATCGGCATCATCGTAGACTTCGGCCTGAAAGTCACGGAACTTGCGTTTAAGTTTTCGGTGGCTATGCCCGTATCCATTCTGGTGTGGGTGGTGGGCATTATTCTGGCCCACCGCTACTTCAAGAGTCAGAACGGCGGCCTGATGACGTTTGGGCAGGGCGTGATGATTTCCATCGTGCTGGGCGCAATCAGTGCTATCCTGACGGGTACGTTCAACTACGTGTACATCAATTTCATCGATCCGGACTACGTAACGGCCATGCGGGCGGATATGGAAGCCTGGATGAGCAGTATGAACGTGCCGGAAGAACAGCTGGAAAAATCCCTGGCCGATATTTCGCAGGAAAAGCTGGGCTCTGTTCTGGGCATTGGGAAAGTAGTGCTGGGCGGCACCATTGGCGGGGCAGTGCTGGGGCTGATTATTTCCGCTTTTACCAAGCATAAACTTCCCGAGTTTGAGTAAGCGCACTTCGCATTCGTTTCCGGTGGAGTTGTCCATCGTTATTCCTTTGCTCAACGAGGCCGAGTCGCTGCCGGAGCTGACCCGCTGGATCAACCGCGTGTTGGCCCAGCACGGGCTCACCTACGAGGTGATTCTGGTAGACGACGGCTCGACGGACAACTCCTGGGACGTAATCGAGGAGCTGGCCGAAACCGACACTCACCTGCGCGGCATCCGCTTCAACCGCAACTACGGCAAGTCGGCGGCGCTGAACGTGGGCTTCAAGGAAACGACCGGCCGCGTCATCTGCACCATGGATGCCGACCTGCAGGACTCGCCGGAGGAGCTGCCCGACCTGTACCGCATGATTGCGCAAGACGGCTTCGAGCTGGTGAGCGGCTGGAAACGCAAGCGCTTCGACCCGCTCTCGAAAACCATTCCGACCAAGCTGTTCAACGGCGTTACGCGCTGGATTTCGGGCATTCAGCTCCACGACTTCAACTGCGGCCTCAAGGCCTACGACCACCGCGTGGTGCGCAGCATTGAGGTGTACGGCGAAATGCACCGCTACATCCCCGTAATTGCCAAATGGGCGGGCTTCCGAAAGATTGGCGAGAAGGTGGTGCAGCACCAGGAGCGCAAATACGGCACCACCAAGTTCGGGCTGGAGCGGTTCGTGTACGGCTTCCTCGACTTGCTGAGCATCACGTTCGTGAGTCGGTTCCGGCGGCGGCCCATGCACTTTTTCGGCACGATGGGCACGCTGTCGTTTGTGCTCGGGATGTTGATTACGCTGTGGCTGGTGGGCGAGAAGGTGTACCTGTCGTGGCATAATCTGGGAGCCCGCAACGTCACGGAACAGCCGCTGTTTTTCCTGGCCCTCACGGCCGTCACCATCGGGGCCATGCTGTTCCTGACGGGTTTCCTGGCCGAGCTGATTCAGCTGAACGGGCCCAACCGCAACGATTATCTGGTGCGGGATAAGGTGAATCTGAATTGACAACCTGACCGTCATGCGGAGGCGCAGCCGAAGTATCTCGCGTGCTGACGTTGGACTAGTACTCCTGCATCAGCACGCGAGATGCTTCGGCTGCGCCTCTGCATGACGTGCTTTTTTGCCTAACTATCCTATGAAAGTCGTTATCATTGGGCCGGCGTATCCGCTGCGGGGCGGGCTGGCTACCTACAACGAGCGGCTGGCGCGGGCCTTCCGCGAGGCTGGCGACGAGGTGCGGCTCGTGACGTTTTCGCTGCAGTACCCCGATTTCCTGTTTCCCGGCCAGACCCAGTTCAGCACCGAGCCCGGCCCCGCCGACCTGGACATTGAAGTCAGCCTGAACTCGGTGAACCCGCTTTCGTGGTGGAAAGTGGGGGAGAAGCTGCGCCGCGAACGGCCCGATCTGGTGATTTTCCGGTTCTGGCTGCCCTTTATGGGGCCGGCGCTGGGCACGGTGGCCCGCCTTATTGCCCGCAACCGCCACACCCGCGTGGTGGCCATCACCGACAACGTCATTCCGCACGAGAAGCGCCCCGGCGACCGGCCGCTTACGCGCTACTTCCTCTCAGCCTGCCACGGCTTCGTGACCATGAGCCGCTCGGTACTGGCCGATTTGCGCCGCCTGGGCTTCCGGCAGCCTGCCCTCTACCGCCCGCACCCGCTTTACGACAACTTCGGCCCGCTCAAGGCCAAGCCCGCTGCGCTGGCGGCCCTGGGGCTCGATCCGGCGTTCGGCTACCTGCTGTTCTTTGGCTTCATCCGGGCTTACAAGGGGCTGGATATTCTGCTGGAGGCCTTTGCCGACGCACGGCTGGCAAAGCTGCCCCTCAAGCTCATCGTCGCCGGCGAATACTACGAAGAAGCCGCGCCCTACGAGGCCCTGATCCGGCAGCACAACCTGGAAAGCCGCCTCGTCCGCGCCACCGATTTCATCCCGAACGAAAAGGTGGTGGACTATTTCTGCGCCGCCGACCTTATTGTGCAGCCCTACAAAAACGCCACCCAGAGCGGCGTTTCGCAGATTGCCTACCACTTTGAGCGGCCCATGCTGGTAACCGACGTCGGCGGCCTGGCCGAGCTGATTCCGGACGGTGAAGTGGGCTACGTGGTGCCACCCACGCCCCGCGCCATTGCCGATGCGCTGGTGGATTTCTACGAGCACCAGCGTGAGCAGGAATTCACGGCCGGCGTGTGGGCCAAGAAAAAGGAGTTTTCGTGGAGCGAGATGGTGAAAGCGCTGAAGGAAGTGGCGCAGTAACTCGAAGCCGTTGGCTCCGCGCGCTGCCGAAAATTTGCCGTACATTATTGCGGTAAACCCCTACTGCTATGGCTGCTGCATCTGTTGGTTCACTTACTGACTTTCTGGCCGCCGTTCCTGCTGAGCGGCGCGCAACCGTGGAAACCGTTTGGGAGGCGGTGCGGCAGGCCATGCCCGCGGGCTATGCTGAGCTGACAACCCCCGGGATGCTGCAGTTTGTGGCCGGCAAGGATATGGCCGTGGCGCTGGCCAGCAAGAAAAACTACCTGAGCCTGTACGTGCAGGCCCTCTACTATTTCCCGGAGCTGGGCGCGGCGCTGAAAGCGGCGGCCCCGAAGCTGAAGATGGGCAAGAGCTGCATAAACTTCACGCACGCCACCGAGCTGCCGCTGCCTGCCCTGCACGCCCTGCTGCAGCATGTGCCCGCCGACGAATTCCAAGCCCGCGTGGCGGCTGTGCGGCAAGATCCGTCTGCCACTCACCAGTAGCCCGGCCGTACGGGCGTTTCGGCCGCAAAACGGACTTTCGCGCTACACTGGCACGCTGGCCTGCACCGCGGCCAGCACCTTTTCGGCCGGCAGATCTTCCATGCAGCTGGTGCCGAGCTGGCAGGAGCCGCGGTAGAAGCACACGCACTGCTTGTCGGGCTGCACCAGCTGGCCGCGGCCGTAGAGGTCGAATTCGTAGGGGTTGAAGATGTTGTTCATCAGGATAGTGGGCTTGCGCAGCGCAATGCTGATGTGCATGGCCATGGTCACCTGCGTCACGATGCCGTCCATCTGGTGCAGCAGGTTGATGAACTGCGGCAGCGGGAACGTGCCGAGGTAGGCCGCGCCGGTATCGGCGTGGAGACGGCGGTTGCGGGCGTCTTCGGCCTCGCCGCCCAGCAGCACGGGCACGTAGCCGGCTTGCTGCAGCTGCGTAATCAGGGCCACCCATTTCTCGTCTGACCACAGGCGGGTGGTCCACCGGTCGCCGCAGCCGGTGTTGAGGCCGATGCGGGGGCGGCCGGTGGGCAGCGCGCTCCAGTTGTAGCCTTTGTCGTCGTGGGTGTCGAAGACATACTCTTCACCCCGGAAATCGAAGCCGCACAGCTCGAATATCTCCTGCACGTAGGGCTTCTGGTTCTGCAGGCTGAGCTGGTCGAACACGCCGGTCAGGAACTTGTGGTTGGCCTGCTCGTTGTGGGGCCACGGCACGCCGTCGGTTTCGCGCAGGGTGTAGCCGAACTTGCGGCCAGCCTCCACTTTCAGCAGCAGCGCGCAGGCTTCCTTTTCCTTGTCGAGGTTGATGGCTATGTCGAAGCGCCGCGCCATCAGCTGCAGGGCGCTGGCAAAATCGAACTTCAGAATCTCGTCGACCTCCTGCTGAGGTAGAATGGCGGGCGTGAGCGTCAGCCAGGTGATGTAGCAGCCCGGATACTCCTGCCGCAGCCGCCGCAGCAGCGGCGTCGTGCGGATAACGTCGCCGATGGCACCCAGCTTAATAAGCAGGACGCGCTGCTGCACCGGCGCATACGACGGGCAATCCTGGCACACGTAGCCGTGCGCCTTGTTGGGGCGGCAGGGAATATCACCGCGAAAGTGGCGGCAGTCAGCATGGACGGTGATGCCGTTCAGGTCGGACATGGTAGGGGCGGAGAAACGGGTAAAACTGTTCTCCTGAGTGACGCAAAGGTTCTTATCACGCCTAAATAGTTACCAAACGTGTCGTTTGGGCGTGATAAGGTCCTTCGCTCCGCTCAGGATGACAAAAAGCTAGATGCCGACGTAGTTGTGCGGCGAAATTCCGCGCAGCTCGGCCTTCACTTCTTCGCTCACGTCCAGCGTTTCGATGAACTCGCGGATGGTGGTTTCGGTGATGGGGCCGTGGGTGCGGGTGAGGGCCTTGAGGGCGTTGTAAGGGTCGGGGTATGCTTCGCGACGCAGGATGGTCTGGATGGCCTCGGCCACCACGGGCCAGCTGGCGTCCAGGTCGCGGGCCAGGGCGGCTTCGTCGAGGGCCAGCTTGCCGAGGCCGCGCTGCAGCGCCGTAAGGGCGATGAGCGTGTGGCCCAGCGGCACGCCCAGGTTGCGCAGCACCGTGGAGTCGGTCAGGTCGCGCTGCAGGCGGCTGATGGGCAGCTTGGCCGCCAGGTGCTCCAGCATGGCGTTGGCGAGGCCCAGGTTGCCTTCGGCGTTTTCGAAGTCGATGGGATTCACTTTGTGCGGCATGGCCGACGAGCCCACTTCGCCGGCCTTGATGGTCTGGCGGAAATAGCCCAACGAAATGTACTGCCACACGTCGCGGGCCAGGTCGATGAGGATGGTGTTGAGGCGCTTGAGGGCGTCGCAGAGGGCTGCCAGGTGGTCGTAGTGCTCAATCTGGGTGGTGGGGAAAGAGCGGTGCAGCCCCAGCCGGTTGTTCACGAACACGTCACCGAACTGGTGCCAGTCGACCTGCGGATAAGCCACGTGGTGGGCGTTGAAGTTGCCGGTGGCGCCGCCGAATTTGGCCCCGAACGGCACCTGGCCCAGCAGCGCCACCTGGGCATCCAGCCGGGCCACAAACACCTGCACTTCCTTGCCCAGGCGCGTGGGCGAAGCCGGCTGGCCGTGGGTGCGGGCCAGCATCGGCACGGCGTCCCACTCGGTGGCGCGGGCGGCCAGGGCGTTGCGCACCTGCGCGTAGGCCGGCAGCAGCGTGTTGATGAGGCCGTGCTGCAAGCTCAGCGGAATGGCCGTGTTGTTGATGTCCTGCGAGGTCAGACCGAAGTGAATGAACTCCAGATACGCCTCCAGCCCGAGGGCCGTGAACTTGTCGCGCAGGAAGTATTCTACCGCCTTTACGTCGTGGTTGGTGGTCTGCTCATAGGACTTTACCGCGTCGGCGTCGGCCAGCGAGAAGCTGGTGTAGAGGGCGCGCAGCTCCGGGAACAGGGCGGCATCTATGGGCTGCAGCTGCGGCAGCGGCAGCTCGCACAGGGCAATGAAGTATTCCACCTCCACCAGCACCCGGTAGCGGATTAGGGCCAGCTCGGAGAAATACGGGGCCAAGGGCGCGGTGGTGCGCCGGTAGCGGCCATCCAGGGGCGAAACAGCGGTGAGCGGAGTAAGCGTGGCGTAGTCGGCAGCAGCGTTCATGCGTAGAGAGGGTTGGCCAGAATGGGCCAAAGGTAGCGAAGCCCCCGCGGGCCGGAAACGGGCGCGCCCCTTTTTCCCTACCTTTGTACTATGATCGGTGGCGGGTTCGGCACGAATCTGGCACGCCCCGCCCGCGATTATCCTTCCTCTCGACTCGCTCGCGTGACTCCAGCAACTAAGAAAAAGATTGCCATCGGCCTGGGCATTGTGGTGGCCCTGCTGGCCCTCGGCCTCACCGTATTCCTGCTCAAGCGCCAGCAGCTGCTGGACTATGCCATCCGGCAGGCCACGGCCAAAGTAGAGCGGAAATACCCCGTTACGCTCGCGCTGGGCCCGGCCCGCTTCACCGACCTCAACACGGTGCAGATTGCCGGCATGAGCCTGGTGCCCGAGGCCGCGCCCACCGATACACTGCTGCAGGCGCGCCTGCTCACGGTGTCATTGAGCGTGCGCAGCCTGTTTGCGGGCCGCCCGGTGTTCAGCAACCTCGAAATCAGCGACGCTCGCTTCACGGCCCGCAAAACCCGCTCCGGCCAGGACAACTACTCGTTTCTGTACCGCAAAAAAGGCGCCCAGCCCGAAGTGCCGCGCGATACCACGCAGGGCGTAAACTATGGGTTGCTGGCCAACCAGCTACTGGAAGCCGGCTTCGACAACATGCCCGGCGAAGCTGATTTCCAAAACTTCCTGGTGACCTACGACAGCCCCCGCCACCGCGCCCGCGTGGTGATGCCGCGCCTCTCCATTGAAGATGGCGACATTCAGGGCCAGCTGACGGCCGTCATCGACTCGGTGGAAAACCGGGTGGGCGTGCAGGGCCACATCGAGCCCGGCGACTATGCCCTGCAGGCGGAGGTGTTTGGCCTGGAGCGCCGGCCCGTGACGCTGCCCTACGTGCAGCGCCGCTATGGGGCCCGCGTGCAGTTCGACACGCTACGCTTCAGCCTCACCGAAAAGGAGCTTGACGACGACCAGTTGACCGTCCGTGGCACGGCTTCGGCGGCCAACTTCATCGTGAACCATCCTAAGCTCTCCGACCGCGACGTGCGTTTCCCGCGCGGCGGCATCGACTTTGTGGCCACGCTGGGCCAGGCCTACGCGGCGCTGGAAAAGGGCACCAAGGTTACGCTCAACCGCATGGAGTTCTACCCCACACTGAGCGTGCGCAAGCTGCCGCTCAACCAGCGCGTGGTAGGCAAGATGATCAACGGGGTGCGCAACCGCCGCGAAATGCTGGCGGGTTTGCAGGTGCAGGCCGATATCGAGTCGGCCGAAACGGCGGCCAACACGTTCTTCGCGGCGCTGCCCGAGGGCATGTTCAACACCCTGGAAGGCATGCAAGGCAGCGGCACGCTGCAGTACCGCATGCACCTCGACTTGGACATGAACCAGGTGGACAGCCTGGAGTTCAGCTCCAGCCTCACGCCCAAGGATTTCCGCATCACGCGCATGGGCCGCGAAGACCTCAACCAGCTCAACCAAGCGTTCCGCTACACCGCCTACAACGATAAGGGCGACTCCATCAAGACCTTCAAAGTGGGCCCCGTTAACCCGGACTTCGTGCCCTACGACGCAGTGTCGGACTACCTGAAGGCGGCCATCATGACGGCCGAAGACCCGCGCTTTCTGTCGCACAAGGGCTTCATGGAAAAGGCGTTTGTGAAGTCGGCCATCCAGAACATCAAGGAAAAGCGCTTCGCCCGCGGCGGCAGCACCATTTCCATGCAGCTGGTGAAAAACGTGTTCCTGACCCGGCAGAAGACTGTGACCCGCAAGATTGAGGAAGCTCTGATTGTGTGGCTGATTGAAAACACGCGCCTCGTTTCGAAGGAACGCATGTTTGAAGTCTACCTCAACATCATCGAGTGGGGCCCGAAGATCTACGGCGTGAAGGAGGCCGCGGAGTTCTACTATGCCAAAGAGCCAAGCGAGCTGAACCTGTCGGAGAGCCTGTACATGGCCAGCATCATCCCGCGGCCGCGGCGCTACCAGATGTCGTTCAACCAGTACGGCGAGATGCGCAGCGCGGCACGCTACTTCCACCGCCTCATCGCCGACCTGATGCTACAGAAGGGCCTGATTTCGGACGGCGCCCGCAACACGCTCAGCTACAGCCTGAGCTTCCCCGGCCGGGCCCATGGCTCCATCTTCCGGGCCGTGCGCGACACCGTGCGCGCCACCCAGCCTTCGGATTCCACCCAGTTTGAGCCGCTCAACCTCATCGACCTGCTCGGCGGTAACGCCGCCCCCGATGAAGGCGTGAACACCACCGTGCCCGCACCCGCCGAAGGCACCCCGGTTCCTAAGCCGTAACTACTTTTTCGCAACTTAAAGGCCGCCGTGCACACTGCACGGCGGCCTTTTTGTATGGCGGAAAATGACAGTATCAGACTGGATCTTCCTGTGGCTTGGGCCATAGCACGGAGGCTACCACCGACAGCAGCAGGATGCCGCCCACCACGCCCAGCGAAATGCCCATGGGAATGTGGTAGACTTCGGAGAGCAGCAGCTTGGCGCCGATGAAGACGAGAATCAGGGAGAGGCCGTACTGCAGGTAGTGAAACAGCCGCATGAGGCCTTCCAGGGCGAAGTACAGCGCCCGCAGCCCCAGCAGCGCAAACACGTTGCTGGTGTACACGATGAACGTGTCGCGCGAGACGGCCAGGATGGCGGGGATGGAGTCGGCGGCAAATACTA
Proteins encoded in this region:
- a CDS encoding DUF4199 domain-containing protein, yielding MENTPSHANPVLRTALLWGTAAGLLCISWVLFLHFTHNNAYGLKRTLSDFFTPVAAIGGQIILRRFYPQGPGLGKAVGVGLLTTLLTALIAATGLYVYAQLADPSLMHQHLAEARQLLENARRIYLENPNGRQQFEATLQGLAHTPAGFAQDEFLKKLLWGVFLSIPGGIFLRK
- a CDS encoding DUF4199 domain-containing protein, producing MENTATTTETPVSVGIRYGLLFGVIGIIVDFGLKVTELAFKFSVAMPVSILVWVVGIILAHRYFKSQNGGLMTFGQGVMISIVLGAISAILTGTFNYVYINFIDPDYVTAMRADMEAWMSSMNVPEEQLEKSLADISQEKLGSVLGIGKVVLGGTIGGAVLGLIISAFTKHKLPEFE
- a CDS encoding glycosyltransferase family 2 protein; its protein translation is MSKRTSHSFPVELSIVIPLLNEAESLPELTRWINRVLAQHGLTYEVILVDDGSTDNSWDVIEELAETDTHLRGIRFNRNYGKSAALNVGFKETTGRVICTMDADLQDSPEELPDLYRMIAQDGFELVSGWKRKRFDPLSKTIPTKLFNGVTRWISGIQLHDFNCGLKAYDHRVVRSIEVYGEMHRYIPVIAKWAGFRKIGEKVVQHQERKYGTTKFGLERFVYGFLDLLSITFVSRFRRRPMHFFGTMGTLSFVLGMLITLWLVGEKVYLSWHNLGARNVTEQPLFFLALTAVTIGAMLFLTGFLAELIQLNGPNRNDYLVRDKVNLN
- a CDS encoding glycosyltransferase; protein product: MKVVIIGPAYPLRGGLATYNERLARAFREAGDEVRLVTFSLQYPDFLFPGQTQFSTEPGPADLDIEVSLNSVNPLSWWKVGEKLRRERPDLVIFRFWLPFMGPALGTVARLIARNRHTRVVAITDNVIPHEKRPGDRPLTRYFLSACHGFVTMSRSVLADLRRLGFRQPALYRPHPLYDNFGPLKAKPAALAALGLDPAFGYLLFFGFIRAYKGLDILLEAFADARLAKLPLKLIVAGEYYEEAAPYEALIRQHNLESRLVRATDFIPNEKVVDYFCAADLIVQPYKNATQSGVSQIAYHFERPMLVTDVGGLAELIPDGEVGYVVPPTPRAIADALVDFYEHQREQEFTAGVWAKKKEFSWSEMVKALKEVAQ
- a CDS encoding DUF1801 domain-containing protein produces the protein MAAASVGSLTDFLAAVPAERRATVETVWEAVRQAMPAGYAELTTPGMLQFVAGKDMAVALASKKNYLSLYVQALYYFPELGAALKAAAPKLKMGKSCINFTHATELPLPALHALLQHVPADEFQARVAAVRQDPSATHQ
- a CDS encoding glycosyltransferase family 9 protein, which produces MSDLNGITVHADCRHFRGDIPCRPNKAHGYVCQDCPSYAPVQQRVLLIKLGAIGDVIRTTPLLRRLRQEYPGCYITWLTLTPAILPQQEVDEILKFDFASALQLMARRFDIAINLDKEKEACALLLKVEAGRKFGYTLRETDGVPWPHNEQANHKFLTGVFDQLSLQNQKPYVQEIFELCGFDFRGEEYVFDTHDDKGYNWSALPTGRPRIGLNTGCGDRWTTRLWSDEKWVALITQLQQAGYVPVLLGGEAEDARNRRLHADTGAAYLGTFPLPQFINLLHQMDGIVTQVTMAMHISIALRKPTILMNNIFNPYEFDLYGRGQLVQPDKQCVCFYRGSCQLGTSCMEDLPAEKVLAAVQASVPV
- the purB gene encoding adenylosuccinate lyase, which translates into the protein MNAAADYATLTPLTAVSPLDGRYRRTTAPLAPYFSELALIRYRVLVEVEYFIALCELPLPQLQPIDAALFPELRALYTSFSLADADAVKSYEQTTNHDVKAVEYFLRDKFTALGLEAYLEFIHFGLTSQDINNTAIPLSLQHGLINTLLPAYAQVRNALAARATEWDAVPMLARTHGQPASPTRLGKEVQVFVARLDAQVALLGQVPFGAKFGGATGNFNAHHVAYPQVDWHQFGDVFVNNRLGLHRSFPTTQIEHYDHLAALCDALKRLNTILIDLARDVWQYISLGYFRQTIKAGEVGSSAMPHKVNPIDFENAEGNLGLANAMLEHLAAKLPISRLQRDLTDSTVLRNLGVPLGHTLIALTALQRGLGKLALDEAALARDLDASWPVVAEAIQTILRREAYPDPYNALKALTRTHGPITETTIREFIETLDVSEEVKAELRGISPHNYVGI
- a CDS encoding biosynthetic peptidoglycan transglycosylase, with the protein product MGREDLNQLNQAFRYTAYNDKGDSIKTFKVGPVNPDFVPYDAVSDYLKAAIMTAEDPRFLSHKGFMEKAFVKSAIQNIKEKRFARGGSTISMQLVKNVFLTRQKTVTRKIEEALIVWLIENTRLVSKERMFEVYLNIIEWGPKIYGVKEAAEFYYAKEPSELNLSESLYMASIIPRPRRYQMSFNQYGEMRSAARYFHRLIADLMLQKGLISDGARNTLSYSLSFPGRAHGSIFRAVRDTVRATQPSDSTQFEPLNLIDLLGGNAAPDEGVNTTVPAPAEGTPVPKP